The Pseudomonas baetica genome includes a region encoding these proteins:
- a CDS encoding glycosyltransferase family 4 protein: MSQRSKVLQLQPDYNVKANDFADLAEQIVKALPSDRYEVTAAFLRGKPGPGEPVSRADRSVYFEFSDKSLKGMRLRAMWQLYKFCRREKFDVVICNRFKPVNMMLTLNRWLKVPLCIGISHGFGEYDRFYRRRQTQRLIDRHWRFVGVSPAVKQYLLDCDCGFTEQNTYAITNAIDIEQAEGLQHSREKARELLGIEPNVRLIGALGRLVSVKGHTYLLQAFAALKDKYPNTQLAIIGAGRLQAPLAAEIEQSGLSGRAHLLGFKENALQYVRAFDIWTMPSLAEGLGLALLEGMSGHLPVIASNVPAMLPLIEGAGGLAITPKDVPSLVAALDNYLALSDDELKAKGEQAYRYLQEQHDIEVFRQEYLDLIDSGLEQARKEQP, encoded by the coding sequence ATGAGTCAACGGTCAAAGGTTCTGCAGCTGCAACCTGACTACAACGTCAAAGCCAATGATTTCGCCGACCTGGCCGAGCAGATCGTCAAGGCGCTGCCATCGGATCGCTATGAAGTGACCGCAGCGTTTCTGCGGGGCAAGCCAGGACCCGGCGAGCCGGTGAGTCGCGCCGACCGTTCGGTGTATTTCGAATTTTCCGACAAGTCGCTCAAGGGCATGCGCCTGCGAGCGATGTGGCAGTTGTACAAGTTCTGCCGTCGGGAAAAATTCGACGTGGTGATCTGCAACCGCTTCAAGCCGGTGAACATGATGCTTACCCTCAACCGCTGGTTGAAGGTGCCGCTGTGTATTGGCATCTCCCACGGCTTTGGCGAGTACGATCGTTTCTACCGGCGCCGTCAGACCCAGCGCCTGATCGATCGGCACTGGCGTTTCGTCGGCGTGTCGCCGGCGGTCAAACAGTATCTGCTGGACTGTGATTGCGGCTTTACCGAGCAGAACACCTACGCCATCACCAATGCGATCGACATCGAGCAGGCCGAAGGCTTGCAGCACAGCCGCGAAAAAGCCCGCGAGCTATTGGGCATTGAGCCGAATGTGCGTTTGATTGGCGCGCTGGGGCGACTGGTCTCGGTCAAGGGCCACACCTATTTGCTCCAGGCCTTTGCCGCGCTGAAAGACAAATACCCGAACACTCAACTGGCAATTATCGGTGCCGGTCGCTTGCAGGCGCCGCTGGCGGCCGAGATCGAGCAATCAGGCCTGAGCGGTCGTGCGCACCTGTTGGGTTTCAAGGAAAACGCTCTGCAGTACGTGCGTGCCTTTGATATCTGGACCATGCCGTCGCTGGCCGAAGGCCTCGGCCTGGCCTTGCTCGAAGGCATGAGCGGACACCTGCCGGTAATCGCCTCGAACGTGCCGGCGATGCTGCCGCTGATCGAAGGGGCTGGCGGTCTGGCAATCACCCCCAAGGACGTGCCGAGTCTGGTAGCGGCACTGGATAACTATCTGGCGCTGTCGGACGACGAGCTCAAGGCCAAGGGCGAGCAAGCCTACCGCTATCTGCAGGAACAACATGATATCGAGGTGTTCCGTCAGGAGTACCTGGACCTGATCGACTCCGGCCTGGAACAGGCCCGCAAGGAGCAGCCGTGA